ATACGCCGACAATGGAATTTTTATACTTCCTGCTGGTAAAGCAGGTCCTGTTGCTTCAATTCCAGCCCCAACAGCACTTCCTCCACTTACACCAAAGTTATTATCTCCACCTGCTGCTAGAGATAAAGCATCTATGCTTCCTACATTAGCGTTGATGTTACTAATGTGGCCTCCTTCTGCAAAGCTAGTAGAAGATAAGCTTACGCCATCTCCACCATTGCCACCTGCTTGTGGACCACCTGCTGCAGTTTCTTCTAGAGCATTAAGGTCTGTTCCTTTTAAGATGGCTTGTTGTAAAGCTGAGATATCAGCTACTGTTTCGTTATTGTTAGAGTCTTGGTCTAGTGTTAGAGTATCTTTACCTATTAAAGTTATATCTTTACCATCAGTTTGAGTTATTGTTACTTTAGAGTTAGAACCCTCTGTAACTATCTTTTCACCTTGGTATACAATATCTCCTACACTTAATTGTCTTACCTCTCCCGTTAAGTCATTAAGTGCTCTTGCTATTCCTCCGTTTACGCTTTTAACTACTCCAGCTTCTTTAGCCATCATGTTCTCCTTATTGTTTATAGTATTTGAAATTTTGAATGAATTATATAAATTTTAGAAGGGCTTGTCTATTGTACTGGGGTACAATG
This window of the Campylobacter concisus genome carries:
- a CDS encoding retention module-containing protein produces the protein MAKEAGVVKSVNGGIARALNDLTGEVRQLSVGDIVYQGEKIVTEGSNSKVTITQTDGKDITLIGKDTLTLDQDSNNNETVADISALQQAILKGTDLNALEETAAGGPQAGGNGGDGVSLSSTSFAEGGHISNINANVGSIDALSLAAGGDNNFGVSGGSAVGAGIEATGPALPAGSIKIPLSAY